Proteins encoded in a region of the Campylobacter geochelonis genome:
- the murA gene encoding UDP-N-acetylglucosamine 1-carboxyvinyltransferase produces MQYLKIEGEAKLSGEVKISGAKNAALPLIALTILSKHSVKITNLPDVTDIKTLITLLSNLGAKTELLNAHEAQIDTNSINSTKANYDIVRKMRASILVLGPLLSRYGHCEVSLPGGCAIGARPIDLHLNALEKMGAKIEIKQGYVVVTAPKGGLKGANISFDKITVTGTENIVMAAALANGTTRLLNAAKEPEVTALCEIINASGVKIEGIGTDELIIHGSGGKLLELEHIQVIPDRIEAGTYLCAGAITNSKITITNCEPKHLGSVLAKFEDMGFGFDINEDKITIKPAKQIKAVEIITTEYPGFPTDMQAQFMAVACVAKGTSVIDERLFENRFMHVSELLRMGAEIKLNGHIATVTGANLTGADVMATDLRASSALVLAALVAKGQTSVHRIYHLDRGYENLEGKLTSLGAKIQRLDEK; encoded by the coding sequence ATGCAATATTTAAAAATCGAAGGTGAAGCAAAACTAAGTGGCGAAGTTAAAATAAGTGGCGCTAAAAACGCAGCCCTACCGCTCATCGCTTTGACAATTCTTTCAAAACACAGCGTTAAAATCACAAATTTACCAGATGTAACAGATATAAAAACTTTAATAACTCTTCTTTCAAATTTAGGCGCAAAGACTGAGCTTTTAAACGCTCACGAAGCCCAAATCGATACAAATTCAATAAATTCAACCAAAGCAAACTACGATATAGTTAGAAAAATGCGAGCTTCAATTTTAGTTCTTGGACCTCTTTTATCTCGTTATGGGCATTGTGAAGTCTCGCTGCCTGGAGGTTGTGCTATAGGGGCTAGACCGATTGATTTGCATTTAAATGCGCTTGAAAAAATGGGTGCTAAAATCGAGATAAAACAAGGATATGTTGTTGTAACTGCTCCAAAAGGCGGGCTAAAGGGCGCAAATATTAGCTTTGATAAGATAACAGTAACTGGAACTGAAAACATCGTCATGGCAGCAGCCTTGGCAAATGGGACTACAAGATTGCTAAATGCTGCAAAAGAGCCTGAAGTTACTGCTCTTTGTGAGATTATAAATGCAAGTGGTGTTAAAATCGAAGGTATTGGCACAGATGAACTGATAATTCATGGAAGTGGCGGAAAGCTGCTTGAGCTTGAGCATATACAAGTCATCCCCGATAGAATCGAGGCTGGGACTTATCTATGTGCTGGAGCGATAACAAATTCAAAGATTACTATAACAAATTGCGAACCAAAACATCTTGGCTCTGTTTTGGCTAAATTTGAAGATATGGGCTTTGGTTTTGATATAAACGAAGATAAAATCACCATAAAACCAGCTAAACAAATCAAAGCCGTCGAGATAATCACAACTGAATACCCCGGCTTTCCAACCGATATGCAAGCACAGTTTATGGCTGTAGCGTGCGTGGCAAAAGGCACAAGCGTAATCGATGAGAGGCTTTTTGAAAACCGCTTTATGCACGTTAGTGAGCTTTTGCGAATGGGCGCAGAAATCAAGCTAAACGGACATATCGCAACAGTTACTGGAGCGAATTTAACGGGCGCTGATGTTATGGCAACGGATTTAAGAGCAAGTTCGGCTCTTGTTTTGGCTGCTCTTGTGGCAAAAGGTCAAACAAGTGTGCATAGAATTTATCATCTTGATAGAGGTTATGAGAATTTAGAGGGCAAGCTTACCTCTCTTGGCGCAAAAATTCAAAGGCTAGATGAGAAATGA
- a CDS encoding molybdopterin molybdotransferase MoeA: protein MIQSSLELIFQNVNELKKSKKVSLNGAINQILARDIFAVKNLPSFDNSALDGYAFNYDFVNKPLKIVGTIFAGDKSVYELSQNCAYRIMTGAMMPKASDTVVEFEKAVVENDMLFVDKSIKKHNAYRYAGEEVKAGEMLLRKGEVLTPDKIMLLASQGIDEVKVFTKPKVAVFSSGDEIVEPWQKASQSEIYNANSSAIEAILKDAKFECEYKGIIKDSFTDTLNAISSASNYDVIITSGGASKGDADFMAEALKELGYKAVIDSINVRPGKPTKCYKLDEKLVFILPGNPMAAFLICFLVVLPTLKKISSQKELNFTKIMAKFSGNIKFKDGRSNLVLGIYKDGKFSTINNNKFGSGMITPLVKANSIYISKVGESGLSDNDDIEIIPLY, encoded by the coding sequence ATGATACAAAGTAGCTTAGAACTGATATTTCAAAATGTAAATGAGCTTAAAAAAAGTAAAAAAGTTAGTCTAAATGGTGCGATAAATCAAATTTTAGCAAGAGATATTTTTGCTGTGAAAAATTTGCCATCTTTTGATAACTCTGCGCTTGATGGATATGCGTTTAACTACGATTTTGTGAATAAACCGCTTAAGATAGTTGGAACTATTTTTGCTGGAGATAAGAGCGTTTATGAGCTTAGCCAAAACTGTGCTTATCGCATAATGACTGGCGCTATGATGCCAAAAGCAAGCGATACAGTCGTGGAGTTTGAAAAAGCCGTAGTGGAAAATGATATGCTTTTTGTAGATAAAAGTATCAAAAAACACAACGCTTATAGATACGCTGGCGAAGAGGTTAAAGCTGGAGAAATGCTTCTTAGAAAAGGCGAAGTTTTAACTCCAGATAAAATCATGCTTTTAGCAAGTCAAGGCATAGATGAAGTTAAAGTTTTTACTAAGCCAAAAGTGGCTGTTTTTTCAAGTGGAGATGAGATAGTAGAGCCTTGGCAAAAGGCAAGCCAAAGCGAAATTTATAATGCTAACTCAAGTGCTATCGAAGCGATTTTAAAAGATGCAAAATTTGAGTGCGAGTATAAAGGCATCATAAAAGATAGCTTCACAGACACGCTAAATGCGATAAGTTCAGCCTCAAACTATGATGTTATAATCACTTCTGGCGGAGCTAGCAAAGGCGATGCGGATTTTATGGCAGAAGCCTTAAAAGAGCTTGGATATAAAGCGGTAATCGACTCTATAAACGTCCGTCCAGGAAAACCAACAAAGTGTTATAAACTAGATGAAAAGCTTGTCTTTATACTACCTGGAAATCCGATGGCTGCGTTTTTGATATGCTTTTTAGTAGTTTTGCCAACGCTAAAAAAAATCTCTTCACAAAAAGAGTTAAATTTCACTAAAATCATGGCTAAATTTAGCGGAAATATTAAATTTAAAGATGGTCGTTCAAATTTAGTTTTAGGAATTTATAAAGATGGTAAATTTAGCACTATAAATAACAACAAATTTGGTTCAGGTATGATAACGCCACTCGTTAAAGCAAACTCAATCTATATCTCAAAAGTCGGCGAAAGCGGACTTAGCGATAATGATGATATAGAAATTATCCCATTATATTGA
- a CDS encoding UbiX family flavin prenyltransferase, whose protein sequence is MKILLCITGASLLNLAIKLIDEISKENELYVIFSKNAKLVLKAENKLVFNQAKFKNITFLDDENIAACVASGSFGIEKTIVAPCSINTLAKISNSIADTLITRACAVALKEQKKLILGVREMPFSAISLRQMSELASLGVAIAPPVMASYAGQSLEEIENFIVGKWLDLLGIENKIYKRWK, encoded by the coding sequence ATGAAAATTCTTCTTTGTATAACTGGTGCAAGTTTACTAAATTTAGCTATTAAACTTATTGATGAGATTAGCAAAGAAAATGAACTTTATGTTATATTTAGTAAAAATGCAAAGCTAGTTTTAAAAGCGGAAAATAAACTTGTGTTTAACCAAGCTAAATTTAAAAACATTACATTTTTAGATGATGAAAACATCGCAGCGTGTGTAGCTTCTGGCTCTTTTGGAATCGAAAAAACCATCGTCGCACCCTGTTCAATTAACACTTTGGCTAAAATTTCAAACTCCATTGCAGATACTCTTATCACAAGAGCTTGTGCTGTGGCGTTAAAAGAGCAAAAAAAGCTGATTTTAGGCGTTAGAGAGATGCCGTTTTCTGCGATTTCGCTTCGCCAGATGAGCGAGCTTGCAAGCCTTGGAGTTGCCATCGCACCTCCAGTTATGGCAAGTTACGCTGGGCAAAGCTTAGAGGAGATAGAAAATTTCATCGTTGGCAAGTGGCTTGATCTACTTGGAATTGAAAATAAAATTTATAAAAGGTGGAAATAG
- the coaD gene encoding pantetheine-phosphate adenylyltransferase has protein sequence MRKACIYPGTFDPITNGHLDVIKRALTFFDKVVVAVAINDNKKPYFSIEDRIAMSKDATKNFGNVEVVAFDNLLVDFAKEQGVATVIRGLRAVSDFEYELQIGYANSSLWDKFETVYLMPTLQNAFISSSIVRSIYHYGGDVSHLVPKEILPLLKERYVSNI, from the coding sequence ATGAGAAAAGCGTGTATCTATCCAGGAACTTTTGATCCTATCACAAACGGTCATCTTGATGTTATAAAAAGAGCTTTAACTTTTTTTGATAAAGTTGTCGTTGCAGTCGCTATAAATGATAACAAAAAGCCCTATTTTAGCATAGAAGATAGGATTGCTATGAGTAAAGATGCGACTAAAAATTTTGGAAATGTAGAGGTTGTTGCTTTTGATAACTTACTTGTTGATTTTGCAAAAGAGCAAGGAGTGGCGACTGTGATTCGTGGACTTAGAGCCGTTAGCGACTTTGAGTATGAGTTACAAATCGGCTATGCAAACTCATCTTTATGGGATAAATTTGAAACCGTTTATCTTATGCCAACCTTGCAAAATGCCTTTATAAGTAGCTCGATAGTTCGCTCGATTTATCACTATGGTGGCGATGTGAGCCATCTTGTGCCAAAGGAGATTTTGCCACTTTTAAAGGAGAGATATGTTAGTAACATTTGA
- the tmk gene encoding dTMP kinase, whose translation MLVTFEGIDGVGKSTQIELLKDVLKDVIITKEPGGTEFGERLREILLTDSGKISRAAEMFLFLADRAEHYQRVVKPNLDKIILSDRGFISGVSYAMANDENLDIDDLLNLNKVALEGNFGDKFIFFKIDEENLKKRLFSRGTSDNIENRGVAYLLRVQDYMEMIFKNIKFDTLVVNAADEPLEIHKKIKEFIR comes from the coding sequence ATGTTAGTAACATTTGAAGGAATTGATGGCGTTGGAAAAAGCACGCAAATTGAGCTTTTAAAAGATGTTTTAAAAGATGTGATTATCACAAAAGAGCCTGGTGGGACTGAATTTGGAGAGCGTTTACGAGAGATTTTGCTTACTGATAGTGGTAAAATTTCACGAGCTGCGGAGATGTTTTTGTTCCTAGCCGATAGAGCCGAGCACTATCAAAGGGTAGTTAAGCCAAATTTAGATAAAATTATATTAAGTGATCGCGGATTTATCTCTGGCGTTAGCTATGCGATGGCAAATGATGAGAATTTAGACATTGATGATTTGCTAAATTTAAATAAAGTCGCGCTAGAAGGAAATTTCGGCGATAAATTTATCTTTTTTAAAATAGATGAAGAGAATTTAAAAAAACGCCTATTTTCCAGAGGAACGAGTGATAATATCGAAAATCGTGGCGTTGCGTATCTTTTGAGAGTGCAAGATTATATGGAGATGATATTTAAAAATATTAAATTTGATACATTGGTTGTAAATGCAGCCGATGAGCCGTTAGAAATTCACAAAAAGATTAAGGAATTTATTAGATGA
- the hisS gene encoding histidine--tRNA ligase: protein MITALRGMKDIIDDGNLYKYIVQTCESVASNYGYKFIETPKLEATNLFRRSVGESSDIVGKEMYQFSDKGGNDVCLRPEGTAGVVRAFIEAKFDRAGGVRRYFYHGSMFRYERPQKGRLREFHQFGIECFGEKSVYEDASVILIGAEILSRLGIKTKLKINSLGDSECMPKYKAKLVEFLQTTDGLCEDCKRRISTNPIRVLDCKNEHCQLLLKNAPLITNNLNEACEHDFSTLQEILKQNGLEFEVDAKLVRGLDYYSKTAFEFISDEIGSQSAVLGGGRYDKLVEYLGGRPTFGVGFALGIERLMEIISQRKSEEKRDGIYLCVLDEKYLDSAYLLSAKIRKNHLVEINYEAKNLAKHLKTADSQNRKIFLCIGEDEFKNGEIWYKNLENKDEKKVKIENLEGVLSE, encoded by the coding sequence ATGATAACTGCTTTAAGAGGTATGAAAGATATAATTGATGATGGGAATTTATACAAGTATATTGTCCAAACTTGCGAGAGTGTGGCAAGTAACTATGGTTATAAATTCATTGAAACTCCAAAGCTAGAAGCGACAAATCTTTTTAGAAGAAGCGTGGGAGAAAGTAGCGATATCGTTGGAAAAGAGATGTATCAGTTTAGCGATAAAGGTGGCAACGATGTTTGCTTGAGGCCTGAGGGAACTGCTGGTGTTGTAAGGGCTTTTATCGAGGCTAAATTTGATAGAGCTGGTGGGGTAAGGCGTTACTTTTATCATGGTTCGATGTTTCGTTATGAACGCCCACAAAAAGGTCGTTTAAGAGAGTTTCATCAGTTTGGTATCGAGTGTTTTGGCGAAAAAAGCGTTTATGAAGATGCAAGTGTGATTTTAATAGGAGCTGAAATTCTATCCAGACTCGGTATAAAAACAAAGCTTAAAATCAACTCTTTAGGCGATAGCGAGTGTATGCCAAAATACAAAGCAAAGCTTGTTGAGTTTTTACAAACAACTGATGGGCTTTGTGAGGATTGCAAAAGGCGAATTTCAACAAACCCTATCCGCGTTTTAGACTGTAAAAATGAGCATTGCCAACTGCTTCTTAAAAACGCACCGTTAATAACAAATAACTTAAATGAAGCTTGCGAGCATGATTTTAGCACACTTCAAGAGATTTTAAAACAAAATGGGCTTGAGTTTGAAGTCGATGCAAAGCTAGTTCGTGGGCTTGATTATTATAGCAAAACCGCTTTTGAGTTTATAAGTGATGAAATCGGCTCGCAAAGCGCTGTTTTGGGTGGTGGTCGTTATGATAAGTTAGTTGAGTATCTTGGTGGACGCCCTACTTTTGGGGTTGGTTTTGCGCTTGGAATTGAGCGCTTGATGGAGATAATCTCACAAAGAAAAAGCGAAGAAAAACGAGATGGAATTTATCTATGTGTTTTAGATGAAAAATACCTTGATAGCGCATACTTGCTATCAGCTAAAATCAGAAAAAACCACCTTGTAGAGATAAACTATGAAGCAAAAAATTTAGCCAAACATCTAAAAACTGCCGATAGCCAAAACAGAAAAATTTTCTTATGTATCGGCGAAGATGAGTTTAAAAATGGTGAAATTTGGTATAAAAATTTAGAAAACAAAGATGAAAAAAAGGTTAAAATCGAAAATTTAGAAGGAGTGCTTAGTGAATAG
- the speA gene encoding biosynthetic arginine decarboxylase: MNSDYGLSIWGNSNFVIEAGKVCLNTDFRPPIIDIVKEIRDDGIRGPILLRFPHLIKKQIVEIYKNFERAKKEFDYSGNFNAVYPLKVNQYPGFVKNLVQIGKPFGYGLEAGSKAELLLAMAYNNFGAPITVNGFKDKELINIGFIASEMGHDITLTIEGLTELECIIETAKERFDAKPNIGLRIRLHSSGSGIWAKSGGINSKFGLTATELIEAINLLKEANLLDQFTMIHFHIGSQINEIHPLKKALTEAGHIYAELRKMGANNLKAINLGGGLAVEYSQVKENTVRNYTLREYANDVVFLLKTIAESKNVAEPDIFIESGRYVAANHAVLVAPVLELFSQEYAEEKLVLGKENPPLITELYDLYKSIKPTNALEYLHDAVAHMDSVLTLFDLGYVNLIDRSNGEILVHLIMKKAVAMLGNKQNYTDLLKIQDEVQERYLVNFSLFQSLPDFWGLKQHFPIMPLEKLDERPTRSASLWDITCDSDGEIGFHPKKNPLFLHDVDVEKEEYFLGFFLVGAYQEVLGMSHNLFTHPTEATVTLKDDGGFDISDVLESQSVIDILEDMDYDVHEIQNTLNERVEKSTILDDKQKKHILGELYLFLNDNGYLKSE; encoded by the coding sequence GTGAATAGCGATTATGGGCTTAGTATTTGGGGGAATTCAAATTTTGTTATAGAAGCTGGAAAAGTCTGCTTAAACACGGATTTTAGACCACCTATAATCGACATCGTAAAAGAAATTCGTGATGATGGTATCAGAGGTCCAATTTTGCTTCGCTTTCCGCACCTTATAAAAAAGCAGATTGTTGAAATTTATAAAAACTTTGAGCGAGCCAAAAAGGAATTTGACTATAGCGGCAACTTTAACGCTGTTTATCCGCTAAAAGTAAACCAATACCCTGGATTTGTTAAAAACTTAGTGCAAATCGGCAAACCATTTGGCTATGGACTTGAGGCTGGAAGCAAGGCTGAGCTTTTATTAGCCATGGCTTATAACAACTTTGGTGCGCCAATTACTGTAAATGGCTTTAAAGATAAAGAGCTTATAAATATCGGTTTTATCGCTTCTGAGATGGGACATGACATCACACTTACAATCGAGGGGTTAACCGAGTTGGAGTGTATCATCGAAACTGCAAAAGAGCGTTTTGATGCTAAGCCAAACATCGGACTTCGTATCAGACTTCACAGCTCTGGTAGTGGAATTTGGGCAAAAAGCGGTGGGATAAATTCCAAATTTGGACTTACAGCAACCGAGCTAATCGAAGCTATAAATTTGCTAAAAGAGGCAAATCTGCTTGATCAATTTACTATGATTCACTTTCATATCGGTTCACAAATAAATGAAATCCATCCACTTAAAAAAGCTCTAACCGAAGCTGGACATATATACGCCGAGCTTCGTAAAATGGGGGCAAATAACCTAAAAGCTATAAATTTAGGTGGCGGTTTGGCTGTCGAGTACTCGCAAGTTAAGGAAAATACAGTTAGAAACTACACTCTTAGAGAGTATGCAAACGATGTTGTTTTCTTGCTCAAAACAATTGCAGAGTCAAAAAACGTCGCCGAGCCAGATATATTTATAGAATCAGGCAGATATGTAGCTGCAAACCACGCTGTTTTGGTTGCTCCAGTGCTTGAGCTTTTCTCTCAAGAATACGCAGAAGAAAAACTAGTCTTAGGCAAAGAAAACCCACCTTTAATAACAGAGCTATATGATTTATACAAAAGCATTAAACCAACAAACGCTCTTGAGTATCTTCACGATGCGGTTGCTCATATGGATAGTGTTTTGACTCTTTTTGATTTGGGTTATGTAAATTTAATCGATAGATCAAATGGCGAGATTTTGGTTCATTTGATTATGAAAAAAGCAGTTGCAATGCTTGGTAATAAACAAAATTATACCGATTTGCTAAAAATTCAAGATGAAGTTCAAGAAAGATATCTAGTAAATTTCTCACTATTTCAGTCGTTGCCTGATTTTTGGGGGCTTAAACAGCATTTTCCGATCATGCCACTTGAAAAACTAGATGAGCGCCCTACTCGTTCAGCTTCGCTTTGGGATATAACTTGTGATAGCGATGGAGAAATCGGCTTTCATCCAAAGAAAAACCCACTATTTTTACATGATGTCGATGTGGAAAAAGAGGAGTATTTCTTAGGCTTTTTCTTGGTTGGAGCGTATCAAGAAGTGCTTGGAATGAGTCATAACCTTTTTACTCATCCTACAGAAGCGACAGTAACTTTAAAAGATGATGGCGGGTTTGATATAAGCGATGTTTTAGAGTCTCAATCAGTCATAGATATACTTGAAGATATGGATTATGATGTTCACGAGATACAAAACACGTTAAATGAAAGAGTAGAAAAATCAACCATCTTAGATGATAAACAAAAAAAACATATCCTTGGAGAGCTATATCTGTTCTTAAACGACAATGGATATTTAAAATCGGAGTAG
- the cysE gene encoding serine O-acetyltransferase: protein MGFWQIIKEDFCEPRRQDPAFNSWVEIIFNYPGVWAIINYRFAHFFYENGFKTIGRMIAGISRFLTGVDLHPAAKVGRQVFLDHASGIVIGETTIIGDRVLLYQGVTLGGVSLNRGKRHPTLEDGVVIGAGAKVLGNITIGKNSKVGANSVVVKDVPCSCTAVGIPARIVGQCEENQLAHDKIPDINKELFSYLIKRLSILEEAVKENKTDIIKEDIELEEKYSSYLKSLKN, encoded by the coding sequence ATGGGATTTTGGCAGATTATAAAAGAGGATTTTTGTGAGCCTAGAAGGCAAGATCCAGCGTTTAATAGCTGGGTTGAAATCATCTTTAACTATCCTGGAGTTTGGGCTATCATAAACTACCGTTTTGCGCACTTTTTTTATGAAAATGGCTTTAAAACTATAGGTCGAATGATAGCTGGAATTTCTCGTTTTTTAACCGGAGTTGATCTTCACCCTGCTGCAAAAGTTGGAAGACAAGTCTTTCTTGATCATGCCTCGGGCATTGTTATTGGAGAGACTACGATAATAGGCGATAGAGTTTTGTTGTATCAAGGAGTAACTCTTGGTGGAGTTAGTCTAAACAGAGGCAAGCGTCACCCAACCCTTGAAGATGGCGTTGTAATCGGCGCTGGAGCAAAAGTTTTAGGAAACATAACGATAGGTAAAAACTCAAAAGTAGGAGCAAATTCAGTTGTCGTAAAAGATGTGCCATGCTCTTGCACCGCTGTTGGAATTCCAGCTCGTATAGTTGGACAGTGCGAAGAAAATCAACTAGCACACGATAAAATTCCAGATATAAACAAAGAGTTGTTTAGCTATCTTATCAAGCGTTTAAGCATCTTAGAAGAAGCCGTTAAAGAAAACAAAACTGATATAATAAAAGAAGATATTGAGTTAGAAGAGAAGTATAGTTCGTATTTAAAATCTTTAAAAAATTAA
- a CDS encoding pyridoxal phosphate-dependent aminotransferase yields the protein MLSKRSQVLSESITIAISSMAKDMKAKGEDVISLSAGEPDFDTPKAIKDAVVEAMKKGCAKYTAVPGTPEVIKAIQTKLRVENNLEYQTNQIITTVGAKQGLFAIFQCLIDDGDEVIIPAPYWVSYPEMVKFCGGKPVFIEGDEHKNFKITAEQLKAAITPKTKAFVLGNPGNPSGNLYSKAELIEFAKVLKDTKVLVISDEIYEKINYVGEFTAAASINEDMFKRTITINGLSKAGAMTGWRFGYLACVLPELISAIKKVQSQSVSNISSIVQAGAIPALLGKTDDDIENMRKAYQERRDWMVDAINAIDGLSVVKPDGAFYLFINCKAVEKDSMKFCKELLAKEKVATVPGVGFGMDGYFRASYATDLDSIKKAVARIAKFVKEYKA from the coding sequence ATGTTGTCGAAAAGATCGCAGGTTTTAAGTGAGTCAATAACCATAGCTATAAGTTCAATGGCAAAAGATATGAAAGCAAAAGGCGAAGATGTTATCAGCCTAAGTGCTGGCGAGCCAGACTTTGATACACCAAAAGCTATCAAAGATGCTGTTGTGGAGGCGATGAAAAAAGGCTGTGCTAAATACACAGCAGTTCCTGGAACCCCAGAAGTTATCAAAGCTATCCAAACCAAACTTAGGGTTGAAAACAACTTAGAGTATCAAACAAATCAAATCATAACAACAGTTGGAGCAAAACAAGGTCTTTTTGCGATATTTCAATGCTTGATTGATGATGGCGATGAAGTTATAATACCTGCGCCTTACTGGGTGAGTTATCCTGAGATGGTAAAATTCTGCGGTGGAAAGCCTGTTTTTATCGAAGGCGATGAGCATAAAAACTTTAAAATCACAGCCGAGCAACTAAAAGCTGCTATAACTCCAAAAACAAAAGCTTTTGTCTTAGGAAATCCAGGAAACCCAAGCGGAAATTTATACTCAAAAGCGGAGTTAATCGAGTTTGCAAAAGTACTAAAAGATACAAAAGTGCTAGTTATAAGTGATGAAATTTATGAAAAGATTAACTATGTTGGCGAATTTACAGCAGCAGCTTCGATAAATGAAGATATGTTTAAAAGAACGATAACCATAAATGGGCTTAGCAAGGCTGGAGCTATGACTGGATGGCGTTTTGGCTACTTAGCGTGTGTTTTACCAGAGTTAATTTCAGCTATTAAAAAAGTTCAAAGCCAAAGCGTGTCAAACATCAGCTCAATCGTTCAAGCAGGTGCAATACCAGCTCTTCTTGGAAAGACTGATGACGATATCGAAAATATGAGAAAAGCATATCAAGAAAGACGCGACTGGATGGTTGATGCGATAAATGCGATAGATGGGCTAAGCGTTGTTAAGCCTGATGGGGCGTTTTATCTTTTTATAAACTGTAAAGCAGTCGAAAAAGACTCGATGAAGTTTTGCAAAGAGCTTCTAGCAAAAGAAAAGGTCGCCACAGTACCAGGCGTGGGCTTTGGTATGGATGGATACTTTAGAGCATCTTATGCGACTGATTTAGATAGTATCAAAAAAGCAGTTGCAAGAATAGCGAAATTTGTAAAAGAGTATAAAGCTTAA
- the lpxD gene encoding UDP-3-O-(3-hydroxymyristoyl)glucosamine N-acyltransferase, with protein sequence MKLSEIAKILDVKFDGKDVEIVALNSLKAASSLELSYCDGAKHANLLKESKAGVIIVTKDVQNLAPKDSQILVHENPHLAFAILSQKFAKKLIDEDLAFPSVDALATVMSHAYVGLGSVVAKNTIVMAGAFIGENVKVGENCIIYPNAVIYNDTIIGDRCIIHANAVIGSDGFGFAHTKTGEHVKIYHNGNVVLEDDVEIGACSTVDRGVFGSTIIKKGTKIDNLVQIGHNCELGENCLIVSQTGIAGSSTLGRNVVMGGQSGTTGHLKVGDFAQVAARGGVTKNIAGGKAYGGRPAVELKQWLKTQAKIERFFRDK encoded by the coding sequence ATGAAACTAAGTGAAATTGCTAAAATATTAGATGTTAAATTTGATGGAAAAGATGTTGAGATAGTTGCTCTAAACTCACTTAAAGCGGCAAGTAGTTTGGAGCTAAGTTATTGCGATGGTGCAAAACATGCAAATTTGCTAAAAGAGAGCAAAGCCGGAGTTATCATAGTGACTAAAGATGTACAAAATTTAGCACCAAAAGATAGTCAAATTTTAGTTCATGAAAACCCACATCTTGCGTTTGCTATTTTAAGTCAGAAATTTGCTAAAAAGCTTATTGACGAGGATTTAGCTTTTCCATCGGTTGATGCTTTGGCTACTGTGATGTCTCATGCGTATGTTGGGCTAGGCTCAGTTGTCGCTAAAAATACAATTGTAATGGCTGGAGCTTTTATAGGAGAAAATGTAAAAGTCGGTGAAAACTGTATAATATATCCAAATGCTGTTATTTACAATGATACCATCATAGGCGATAGGTGCATCATACATGCAAATGCAGTCATAGGAAGTGATGGTTTTGGCTTTGCTCATACGAAAACTGGCGAACATGTAAAAATTTATCACAATGGTAATGTTGTGCTAGAAGATGATGTGGAAATCGGCGCTTGCTCAACGGTAGATAGAGGAGTGTTTGGCTCTACGATTATCAAAAAAGGCACAAAGATAGATAATCTGGTTCAAATAGGACACAACTGTGAGCTTGGTGAAAACTGCTTGATAGTTTCACAAACCGGGATTGCAGGTTCAAGTACGCTTGGTAGAAATGTAGTTATGGGCGGACAAAGCGGAACTACAGGCCACTTAAAAGTAGGGGACTTCGCTCAAGTAGCAGCAAGAGGTGGAGTTACTAAAAATATCGCAGGTGGCAAAGCTTATGGCGGTCGCCCAGCGGTTGAACTAAAACAGTGGCTAAAAACTCAAGCAAAAATCGAAAGATTTTTTAGGGATAAGTAA
- the ilvN gene encoding acetolactate synthase small subunit, whose amino-acid sequence MRRLISVVVLNEHGVLSRISGLFSGRGYNIDSLTVAPIPDTEFSRLSIVTSGDGKVLEQIVKQLHKLIPIYKVIENGDFVEKEMALVKISLSENLSGLDAVLKSYNGSVANSDDKNLIIMACDDSIRIDSFIKTMKKYNPIDIVRSGSVMLEM is encoded by the coding sequence ATTAGAAGATTGATTTCAGTTGTTGTTTTAAACGAACACGGCGTTTTATCGAGAATTTCAGGACTTTTTTCAGGTAGGGGATATAACATCGACAGCCTTACAGTCGCACCCATACCAGATACTGAGTTTTCAAGGCTAAGTATCGTAACAAGTGGCGATGGCAAGGTGCTAGAACAGATTGTCAAACAGTTACATAAGCTTATACCTATTTATAAAGTTATCGAAAACGGCGACTTTGTCGAAAAGGAGATGGCTTTGGTGAAAATTTCGTTATCAGAGAATTTATCAGGTCTTGATGCGGTTTTAAAATCATACAATGGAAGCGTTGCAAACAGCGATGATAAAAATCTCATAATAATGGCGTGCGATGACTCCATAAGAATCGATAGTTTTATAAAAACTATGAAAAAATATAATCCCATAGATATCGTTAGAAGCGGTTCTGTAATGTTGGAAATGTAA